GGGCCCTTCCTATGCAAAATCCGTTAACAAGGGCCCCTTCCTTGCACCCTCCTTACACCGTCAGCAGGTGGTGTAGCCCTTGCCCTTCTTCTTCCAGGAGCACTTGTCGATCAGCTTGCCGCTGGCGTTGCGCAGGTAGGCGGTGTCGCCGGTGTTGTTCCAGATGTAGTTGCCCGAGCCCCAGTAGCGGGTGCGGGTGGTGTTGGTCCCCTTGCCGGTACGGATGACCACGCTCTTGCCCTTGGCGAGCTTGAAGTTCCCGGTGAACGTGTAGACGTGGTTGGCCTTGTCGCGCAGCGTCCAGTTCTTCAGATTGATGGTGCGTGCACGCCGGTTGGTCAGCTTCACGTACTCGGCGTTGAGGCTGGCCTTCGAGCGGTTGTCCGCGCCCGGCGAGTCGTAGTAGACCTTCGTGATCTCGATGGCCGGGGTGGCGGCCTGCGCCGGAGCGGCCACCGCCAGCGAACCGCCCACCGCCAGGGTGAACGCAGCCACGATCCCGATGAGTCTTCTCGTCATGCCTGTTACCCCCACTGAAGGCGCCGTGATTCCGGCGCGTCCCCGTCACGCCGACGCGTGACGGAGCGAGGTTAACGACATGGATCGGAAACGTGAACACGTACGCGGTGCACGCCGCCGATTACGGCCACCCGGCCGGAGAACAGCGTCCGGCCGGCCCCGATCCAGCGACCGGTCCGGATGCCTCGGATCGACCCTGGTCCGGGTCGACTGGCCGAAGGTCGCTCCTCGATCACGCCTTCGCC
This DNA window, taken from Micromonospora sp. FIMYZ51, encodes the following:
- a CDS encoding lamin tail domain-containing protein → MTRRLIGIVAAFTLAVGGSLAVAAPAQAATPAIEITKVYYDSPGADNRSKASLNAEYVKLTNRRARTINLKNWTLRDKANHVYTFTGNFKLAKGKSVVIRTGKGTNTTRTRYWGSGNYIWNNTGDTAYLRNASGKLIDKCSWKKKGKGYTTC